In Haliotis asinina isolate JCU_RB_2024 chromosome 16, JCU_Hal_asi_v2, whole genome shotgun sequence, the following are encoded in one genomic region:
- the LOC137268573 gene encoding uncharacterized protein translates to MRNKKRVVMALGICMISVAIILYAYLSRRNVVVHTSSRPDIAVQNVDGAYSKLLELYQKKLQDLQKSNLWSTIPDTPTCTKEMHPSKLCTDPDCHQDIPDQPAVRLENLLNSMHSDDLEKVKRISQLKELQVQPTGKQILFLTGSSSNHFMESQAMLKNFHETIPAVFSNYSLRYFDLGLRQAERAQVSQLEHYKDR, encoded by the exons ATGC GCAACAAGAAAAGGGTGGTCATGGCTCTTGGCATATGCATGATATCAGTAGCGATTATTTTATACGCATACCTTTCAAGGCGAAATGTCGTGGTGCATACAAGCAGCCGGCCGGACATTGCTG tTCAAAACGTCGACGGGGCCTATAGCAAACTATTGGAGCTTTACCAGAAGAAACTTCAAG ATTTGCAGAAGTCCAATCTGTGGTCGACCATCCCAGACACTCCTACATGCACAAAAGAGATGCACCCAT CTAAATTATGTACCGACCCAGACTGTCATCAGGATATTCCAGACCAGCCTGCAGTCAGACTCGAGAACCTTCTCAACTCGATGCACTCAGATGATTTGGAAAAAGTAAAACGAATCAGTCAGTTGAAGGAACTGCAAGTACAACCCACAGGAAAACAGATTCTGTTCCTCACTGGATCATCATCTAACCATTTTATGGAATCCCAAGCAATGCTAAAGAACTTCCACGAAACCATCCCAGCAGTATTTAGTAATTATTCACTTAGATACTTTGATCTGGGATTAAGACAAGCAGAACGCGCACAGGTAAGTCAACTTGAACATTATAAGGATCGATGA